The proteins below come from a single Cricetulus griseus strain 17A/GY chromosome 6, alternate assembly CriGri-PICRH-1.0, whole genome shotgun sequence genomic window:
- the CUNH9orf50 gene encoding uncharacterized protein C9orf50 homolog isoform X1 yields MYRRQPAAGTPVYVPKGWTDRAASRRSTPLLPRLFTSDSRTRGSAGAWWQNSDRLPYLSPGVPYGPRSRGTLRTLVLPPLPYSTARGAGARGTRQPAVSVGTLLGQFLPTKFRDFLHHLRTKYTEPQAHPPSAPQYPKGASEHYPGLRNPSCSFYPGLRNPSCSFLPDLWDQPSHSEDSFKKKPTAGLPRGEFITARKANALSREGLRTRRRNCPFRVRFEDETLQDTALRYWERSRAFRQNIFPCEQTALPSMSVSERVLGSVGRWLESLPRALRPRAQDTVAGSSFWNCPRVAAQEPQIYFSEDANMSSRLPFIHRATAIRPRGGLRTFLDTPNSVEQGILSWLVINSTQPQTWINPCLKQTRSHYLSLRKWKNNFFLSSVPEASLSTIL; encoded by the exons ATGTACCGGCGCCAGCCCGCAGCGGGGACCCCGGTCTACGTGCCCAAGGGGTGGACCGACCGGGCCGCCTCACGCCGCTCCACTCCGCTGCTTCCTCGGCTGTTCACGTCCGACTCCCGTACGCGAGGCTCAGCCGGCGCGTGGTGGCAGAACAGCGATCGCCTGCCCTACCTGTCCCCCGGGGTCCCGTATGGGCCGCGGAGCCGCGGGACCTTGAGAACGCTGGTGCTGCCGCCGCTACCGTACAGCACGGCCCGGGGGGCGGGGGCCCGGGGGACACGGCAGCCGGCTGTATCCGTGGGCACACTTCTGGGGCAATTTCTGCCCACCAAATTCCGCGACTTCCTGCACCATCTGCGCACCAAGTACACAGAGCCCCAGGCGCACC caccCTCAGCGCCACAGTACCCCAAGGGTGCGTCAGAGCACTACCCAGGTTTGCGCAATCCCAGTTGCTCATTCTACCCAGGTTTGCGCAATCCCAGTTGCTCATTCCTCCCAGACCTGTG GGACCAACCGTCGCACTCGGaagacagttttaaaaagaagccTACCGCGGGGCTCCCAAGAGGCGAATTCATCACAGCCAGAAAGGCCAACGC CCTCTCCAGAGAAGGCTTGAGGACTCGCAGACGCAATTGTCCTTTCCGGGTGCGATTTGAAGACGAGACCCTGCAGGACACAGCCCTCCGCTATTGGGAGCGCAGCCGTGCGT tCCGACAGAATATCTTTCCATGTGAACAGACTGCTTTGCCTTCTATGTCTGTGTCAGAGCGGGTGCTTGGGAGTGTTGGGAGATGGCTGGAGAGTCTGCCCAGAGCCCTGCGTCCCAGGGCCCAAGACACTGTAGCCGGCTCCTCATTCTGGAACTGCCCCCGAGT GGCAGCTCAGGAACCACAGATCTACTTTTCTGAGGATGCCAACATGAGCAGCCGCCTACCCTTCATCCACAGGGCCACCGCCATAAGGCCACGGGGAGGCCTCAGGACCTTCCTAGACACCCCTAACAGTGTGGAGCAG GGAATACTTTCCTGGCTGGTGATTAACTCTACACAACCTCAAACCTGGATCAATCCATGCCTGAAGCAGACCCGAAGCCATTACCTTAGTCTGAGGAAGTGGAAAAACAACTTCTTCTTGTCTTCAGTGCCAGAGGCTTCTCTGTCGACCATCTTATAG
- the CUNH9orf50 gene encoding uncharacterized protein C9orf50 homolog isoform X2: MYRRQPAAGTPVYVPKGWTDRAASRRSTPLLPRLFTSDSRTRGSAGAWWQNSDRLPYLSPGVPYGPRSRGTLRTLVLPPLPYSTARGAGARGTRQPAVSVGTLLGQFLPTKFRDFLHHLRTKYTEPQAHPPSAPQYPKGASEHYPGLRNPSCSFYPGLRNPSCSFLPDLWDQPSHSEDSFKKKPTAGLPRGEFITARKANALSREGLRTRRRNCPFRVRFEDETLQDTALRYWERSRAFRQNIFPCEQTALPSMSVSERVLGSVGRWLESLPRALRPRAQDTVAGSSFWNCPRVAAQEPQIYFSEDANMSSRLPFIHRATAIRPRGGLRTFLDTPNSVEQEPFLPSMMMQSVLNRGRPKGYRLLLPYTNQQQAQREYFPGW; this comes from the exons ATGTACCGGCGCCAGCCCGCAGCGGGGACCCCGGTCTACGTGCCCAAGGGGTGGACCGACCGGGCCGCCTCACGCCGCTCCACTCCGCTGCTTCCTCGGCTGTTCACGTCCGACTCCCGTACGCGAGGCTCAGCCGGCGCGTGGTGGCAGAACAGCGATCGCCTGCCCTACCTGTCCCCCGGGGTCCCGTATGGGCCGCGGAGCCGCGGGACCTTGAGAACGCTGGTGCTGCCGCCGCTACCGTACAGCACGGCCCGGGGGGCGGGGGCCCGGGGGACACGGCAGCCGGCTGTATCCGTGGGCACACTTCTGGGGCAATTTCTGCCCACCAAATTCCGCGACTTCCTGCACCATCTGCGCACCAAGTACACAGAGCCCCAGGCGCACC caccCTCAGCGCCACAGTACCCCAAGGGTGCGTCAGAGCACTACCCAGGTTTGCGCAATCCCAGTTGCTCATTCTACCCAGGTTTGCGCAATCCCAGTTGCTCATTCCTCCCAGACCTGTG GGACCAACCGTCGCACTCGGaagacagttttaaaaagaagccTACCGCGGGGCTCCCAAGAGGCGAATTCATCACAGCCAGAAAGGCCAACGC CCTCTCCAGAGAAGGCTTGAGGACTCGCAGACGCAATTGTCCTTTCCGGGTGCGATTTGAAGACGAGACCCTGCAGGACACAGCCCTCCGCTATTGGGAGCGCAGCCGTGCGT tCCGACAGAATATCTTTCCATGTGAACAGACTGCTTTGCCTTCTATGTCTGTGTCAGAGCGGGTGCTTGGGAGTGTTGGGAGATGGCTGGAGAGTCTGCCCAGAGCCCTGCGTCCCAGGGCCCAAGACACTGTAGCCGGCTCCTCATTCTGGAACTGCCCCCGAGT GGCAGCTCAGGAACCACAGATCTACTTTTCTGAGGATGCCAACATGAGCAGCCGCCTACCCTTCATCCACAGGGCCACCGCCATAAGGCCACGGGGAGGCCTCAGGACCTTCCTAGACACCCCTAACAGTGTGGAGCAG GAGCCCTTTCTGCCCAGTATGATGATGCAATCCGTCCTGAATCGAGGCCGTCCTAAGGGCTACCGGCTCCTCCTGCCATACACAAACCAGCAGCAGGCTCAGAG GGAATACTTTCCTGGCTGGTGA
- the CUNH9orf50 gene encoding uncharacterized protein C9orf50 homolog isoform X3 has protein sequence MYRRQPAAGTPVYVPKGWTDRAASRRSTPLLPRLFTSDSRTRGSAGAWWQNSDRLPYLSPGVPYGPRSRGTLRTLVLPPLPYSTARGAGARGTRQPAVSVGTLLGQFLPTKFRDFLHHLRTKYTEPQAHPPSAPQYPKGASEHYPGLRNPSCSFYPGLRNPSCSFLPDLWDQPSHSEDSFKKKPTAGLPRGEFITARKANALSREGLRTRRRNCPFRVRFEDETLQDTALRYWERSRAFRQNIFPCEQTALPSMSVSERVLGSVGRWLESLPRALRPRAQDTVAGSSFWNCPRVAAQEPQIYFSEDANMSSRLPFIHRATAIRPRGGLRTFLDTPNSVEQEPFLPSMMMQSVLNRGRPKGYRLLLPYTNQQQAQR, from the exons ATGTACCGGCGCCAGCCCGCAGCGGGGACCCCGGTCTACGTGCCCAAGGGGTGGACCGACCGGGCCGCCTCACGCCGCTCCACTCCGCTGCTTCCTCGGCTGTTCACGTCCGACTCCCGTACGCGAGGCTCAGCCGGCGCGTGGTGGCAGAACAGCGATCGCCTGCCCTACCTGTCCCCCGGGGTCCCGTATGGGCCGCGGAGCCGCGGGACCTTGAGAACGCTGGTGCTGCCGCCGCTACCGTACAGCACGGCCCGGGGGGCGGGGGCCCGGGGGACACGGCAGCCGGCTGTATCCGTGGGCACACTTCTGGGGCAATTTCTGCCCACCAAATTCCGCGACTTCCTGCACCATCTGCGCACCAAGTACACAGAGCCCCAGGCGCACC caccCTCAGCGCCACAGTACCCCAAGGGTGCGTCAGAGCACTACCCAGGTTTGCGCAATCCCAGTTGCTCATTCTACCCAGGTTTGCGCAATCCCAGTTGCTCATTCCTCCCAGACCTGTG GGACCAACCGTCGCACTCGGaagacagttttaaaaagaagccTACCGCGGGGCTCCCAAGAGGCGAATTCATCACAGCCAGAAAGGCCAACGC CCTCTCCAGAGAAGGCTTGAGGACTCGCAGACGCAATTGTCCTTTCCGGGTGCGATTTGAAGACGAGACCCTGCAGGACACAGCCCTCCGCTATTGGGAGCGCAGCCGTGCGT tCCGACAGAATATCTTTCCATGTGAACAGACTGCTTTGCCTTCTATGTCTGTGTCAGAGCGGGTGCTTGGGAGTGTTGGGAGATGGCTGGAGAGTCTGCCCAGAGCCCTGCGTCCCAGGGCCCAAGACACTGTAGCCGGCTCCTCATTCTGGAACTGCCCCCGAGT GGCAGCTCAGGAACCACAGATCTACTTTTCTGAGGATGCCAACATGAGCAGCCGCCTACCCTTCATCCACAGGGCCACCGCCATAAGGCCACGGGGAGGCCTCAGGACCTTCCTAGACACCCCTAACAGTGTGGAGCAG GAGCCCTTTCTGCCCAGTATGATGATGCAATCCGTCCTGAATCGAGGCCGTCCTAAGGGCTACCGGCTCCTCCTGCCATACACAAACCAGCAGCAGGCTCAGAGGTGA
- the CUNH9orf50 gene encoding uncharacterized protein C9orf50 homolog isoform X4, whose product MYRRQPAAGTPVYVPKGWTDRAASRRSTPLLPRLFTSDSRTRGSAGAWWQNSDRLPYLSPGVPYGPRSRGTLRTLVLPPLPYSTARGAGARGTRQPAVSVGTLLGQFLPTKFRDFLHHLRTKYTEPQAHPPSAPQYPKGASEHYPGLRNPSCSFYPGLRNPSCSFLPDLWDQPSHSEDSFKKKPTAGLPRGEFITARKANALSREGLRTRRRNCPFRVRFEDETLQDTALRYWERSRAFRQNIFPCEQTALPSMSVSERVLGSVGRWLESLPRALRPRAQDTVAGSSFWNCPRVAAQEPQIYFSEDANMSSRLPFIHRATAIRPRGGLRTFLDTPNSVEQVPLAVPSWASFSL is encoded by the exons ATGTACCGGCGCCAGCCCGCAGCGGGGACCCCGGTCTACGTGCCCAAGGGGTGGACCGACCGGGCCGCCTCACGCCGCTCCACTCCGCTGCTTCCTCGGCTGTTCACGTCCGACTCCCGTACGCGAGGCTCAGCCGGCGCGTGGTGGCAGAACAGCGATCGCCTGCCCTACCTGTCCCCCGGGGTCCCGTATGGGCCGCGGAGCCGCGGGACCTTGAGAACGCTGGTGCTGCCGCCGCTACCGTACAGCACGGCCCGGGGGGCGGGGGCCCGGGGGACACGGCAGCCGGCTGTATCCGTGGGCACACTTCTGGGGCAATTTCTGCCCACCAAATTCCGCGACTTCCTGCACCATCTGCGCACCAAGTACACAGAGCCCCAGGCGCACC caccCTCAGCGCCACAGTACCCCAAGGGTGCGTCAGAGCACTACCCAGGTTTGCGCAATCCCAGTTGCTCATTCTACCCAGGTTTGCGCAATCCCAGTTGCTCATTCCTCCCAGACCTGTG GGACCAACCGTCGCACTCGGaagacagttttaaaaagaagccTACCGCGGGGCTCCCAAGAGGCGAATTCATCACAGCCAGAAAGGCCAACGC CCTCTCCAGAGAAGGCTTGAGGACTCGCAGACGCAATTGTCCTTTCCGGGTGCGATTTGAAGACGAGACCCTGCAGGACACAGCCCTCCGCTATTGGGAGCGCAGCCGTGCGT tCCGACAGAATATCTTTCCATGTGAACAGACTGCTTTGCCTTCTATGTCTGTGTCAGAGCGGGTGCTTGGGAGTGTTGGGAGATGGCTGGAGAGTCTGCCCAGAGCCCTGCGTCCCAGGGCCCAAGACACTGTAGCCGGCTCCTCATTCTGGAACTGCCCCCGAGT GGCAGCTCAGGAACCACAGATCTACTTTTCTGAGGATGCCAACATGAGCAGCCGCCTACCCTTCATCCACAGGGCCACCGCCATAAGGCCACGGGGAGGCCTCAGGACCTTCCTAGACACCCCTAACAGTGTGGAGCAG GTCCCCTTGGCAGTGCCCAGCTGGGCATCCTTCTCACTCTAG